The proteins below come from a single Actinomycetota bacterium genomic window:
- a CDS encoding 30S ribosomal protein S20, producing MANIKQQKKRNRRSLKQRDTNIRYRSTVRSGMKRLSTAAESGEAITPEQAAEMMKTIDRAAARGAMHKNTAARRKARVARLAAKSAA from the coding sequence GTGGCCAACATCAAGCAGCAGAAGAAGCGCAACCGTCGTTCCCTCAAGCAAAGGGACACCAACATCCGCTACCGCTCCACCGTGCGCAGCGGCATGAAGCGCCTCTCCACTGCCGCCGAGTCGGGTGAGGCCATCACCCCCGAGCAGGCCGCCGAGATGATGAAGACCATCGACCGCGCGGCAGCCCGCGGTGCGATGCACAAGAACACCGCTGCCCGTCGCAAGGCCCGCGTGGCGCGCCTCGCGGCGAAGTCCGCCGCCTAG